From one Pontibacillus sp. HMF3514 genomic stretch:
- a CDS encoding dihydroorotate dehydrogenase, giving the protein MDLSVKLPGLTLKNPIMPASGCFGFGREFSEFYDLDKLGAIVIKAATKERRYGNQTPRVAETSSGMLNAIGLQNPGVDKIISQELPFLERFDTPVIANVAGSTVEEYIEVASKLSESPRVQALELNISCPNVKEGGIQFGTDPELAAALTRSVKEASKLPVYVKLSPNTSDIKRMALSVEEAGADGLSMINTLVGMQLNLQKGDPLLSNKTGGLSGPAIKPIAIRMIYEVSQIVSIPIIGMGGVTCAEDVLEFLLAGASAVAVGTANFRNPLICPEIIEELPQTLSDYGYSSLEECMGRSWKHVEEQSSISRS; this is encoded by the coding sequence ATGGATTTGTCCGTAAAACTTCCAGGACTAACATTAAAAAATCCAATAATGCCAGCCTCAGGATGCTTTGGTTTTGGGCGTGAATTCAGTGAGTTTTATGATCTGGACAAATTGGGTGCGATTGTTATCAAAGCAGCAACTAAAGAGCGCCGCTATGGAAACCAGACGCCTCGAGTGGCAGAGACGTCTTCAGGGATGCTGAATGCAATTGGCTTACAAAATCCTGGAGTTGATAAGATCATCTCGCAAGAACTACCTTTTCTTGAGCGTTTTGATACACCTGTCATTGCGAATGTCGCAGGTAGTACAGTTGAAGAGTACATTGAGGTTGCTTCAAAGCTTTCCGAATCCCCTAGAGTTCAGGCGTTAGAATTAAACATTTCCTGCCCGAATGTTAAGGAGGGAGGTATTCAATTTGGAACTGATCCAGAACTTGCTGCTGCCTTAACGAGATCGGTAAAGGAAGCTTCGAAACTACCAGTTTACGTGAAACTGTCCCCAAACACATCAGACATTAAAAGAATGGCGTTGTCTGTTGAAGAGGCAGGAGCAGATGGTCTTTCCATGATAAATACGCTTGTAGGAATGCAATTAAACTTACAAAAAGGAGATCCTTTACTCTCTAATAAAACAGGTGGCCTATCGGGACCTGCGATCAAACCGATTGCGATTCGTATGATTTACGAGGTTTCACAAATCGTGAGTATTCCCATCATTGGGATGGGGGGAGTGACTTGCGCTGAGGATGTATTGGAATTTTTATTAGCAGGTGCAAGTGCGGTTGCTGTGGGTACAGCAAACTTTAGAAACCCGTTAATATGTCCTGAAATCATTGAAGAGTTACCTCAAACCTTATCGGACTATGGATACAGTTCTCTAGAAGAATGTATGGGAAGGAGTTGGAAACATGTTGAAGAACAATCCTCTATTTCTCGCTCTTGA
- the pyrF gene encoding orotidine-5'-phosphate decarboxylase codes for MLKNNPLFLALDFPDGDKAINFLQAHNLYQVPVKVGMELYYQEGPSIIGRLKDQGHPIFLDLKLHDIPNTVKKAMKGMASLGVDVINVHAAGGKEMINAAQQGLEEGTPTGEKKPKLLAVTQLTSTSSQVLMDELLISKSMEETVSHYAKLSRDAGADGVVCSVHEADWIHTLCGDDFMTVTPGIRLKGNAIDDQIRIATPEEARKRGADAIVIGRSITNSQDPKAAYAEAKKEWEDEKRTTSSQSFI; via the coding sequence ATGTTGAAGAACAATCCTCTATTTCTCGCTCTTGATTTTCCGGATGGAGATAAGGCTATTAACTTTTTGCAAGCTCATAACCTTTATCAGGTCCCAGTAAAAGTGGGGATGGAGTTATATTATCAAGAAGGTCCATCTATTATTGGTAGATTAAAAGATCAGGGACATCCAATTTTTTTAGATTTGAAACTACACGATATTCCAAACACAGTGAAGAAAGCTATGAAAGGTATGGCATCTTTAGGTGTTGATGTAATCAATGTTCATGCTGCTGGTGGGAAAGAAATGATTAATGCAGCACAACAAGGACTAGAAGAGGGGACGCCAACTGGAGAAAAAAAACCTAAACTCCTTGCTGTTACACAACTTACCTCAACGAGTTCGCAGGTTCTTATGGATGAATTATTAATCTCAAAAAGTATGGAAGAAACGGTAAGTCATTATGCTAAGTTATCTCGTGATGCTGGTGCGGATGGAGTTGTGTGTTCCGTTCATGAAGCTGATTGGATTCATACTCTATGTGGAGATGATTTTATGACTGTCACGCCAGGAATTCGGTTAAAAGGAAATGCAATTGACGATCAGATACGCATTGCTACTCCGGAAGAAGCGAGGAAGCGTGGGGCTGATGCAATCGTAATAGGTCGTAGCATTACGAATTCACAAGATCCAAAAGCAGCCTATGCTGAGGCAAAAAAGGAGTGGGAAGATGAGAAGAGAACAACAAGTAGCCAAAGTTTTATATGA
- the pyrE gene encoding orotate phosphoribosyltransferase: MRREQQVAKVLYDINALQLSPKKPFQWSSGILSPVYCDNRLVMSYVDVRKTVTRELANTIKEDFPEVEVIAGCATAGIPHAAFVADQLNLPMVYVRDKAKSHGKQNRIEGHIEEGQKVVVIEDLISTGKSSIQAAKSLQDEGLNVLGVSAIFTYGLKKAEQAFQQESLPHVALTNFAELLTYMTDHGHLELEEKERLMQWSEDPNAFSLTYQS; this comes from the coding sequence ATGAGAAGAGAACAACAAGTAGCCAAAGTTTTATATGATATAAATGCACTTCAATTAAGTCCTAAGAAACCGTTCCAGTGGTCTTCAGGAATACTTTCTCCTGTTTATTGTGATAATCGTTTAGTGATGAGCTATGTGGATGTACGTAAAACTGTAACAAGAGAACTAGCTAATACAATAAAAGAGGATTTCCCTGAAGTAGAAGTTATAGCTGGTTGTGCCACAGCTGGCATTCCTCATGCTGCTTTCGTAGCTGATCAATTAAATTTGCCAATGGTATATGTACGTGATAAGGCAAAGAGCCATGGTAAACAAAACCGTATTGAAGGGCATATAGAAGAGGGACAAAAAGTAGTGGTCATAGAAGATTTAATTTCCACTGGAAAAAGTTCTATTCAAGCAGCTAAAAGTTTACAAGATGAAGGCTTGAATGTTCTAGGAGTTTCAGCCATCTTCACTTATGGGTTAAAAAAAGCTGAGCAAGCTTTCCAACAAGAATCCCTTCCACATGTTGCGTTAACGAACTTTGCTGAGCTGCTGACTTATATGACGGATCATGGTCACTTGGAGCTTGAAGAGAAAGAGCGACTTATGCAATGGAGTGAAGATCCGAATGCGTTTTCCTTAACATACCAGTCTTGA
- a CDS encoding NFACT family protein — protein MSFDGVVTRAVTHELEQTLTPGRIMKIYQPTQTELVFTVRSGGKNHSLLISAHPSYARMHNTDMSFQNPKEPPMFCMLLRKHLVGGFIESIEQEEMERIIRINVRGKDEIGDEKTKTLVVEIMGKHSNILLVDQEREMILDSIKHISPAQNRHRTLLPGHSYVLPPRQGKTNPLKLDSEQFVKKLDFNAGKMDKQIMGILMGFSPMIATEIAYRARLGSSEKYKQVFEDVKSTLLNHEYTPLIIRDPKEIFYVVPLQSKGAEPETFKTVSAMLDAYYSGKAERDRVKQQAGDLARFMKNEKEKNERKIKKHHETLKKAEQADQYQRYGELLTAHMHLVKPGDESVTVVDYYDPEQSELTIELNPNKTPSENAQAYFQTYQKMKKSGEVVLQEIEKAKQEIRYFEQLLQQIDSAREEDIEEMREELREEGYLKAKPEQKKKKKKPHVPQPETYQSTDGTTILVGKNNKQNEYVTNKMAHKEDTWLHTKDIPGSHVVIRSSEPSEDTLLEAAQLAAYFSKSKASSSVPVDYTKIRHVKKPSGAKPGFVTYDNQKTLFVTPDEAIIRSLKA, from the coding sequence ATGTCATTTGATGGAGTTGTCACCCGGGCGGTAACTCATGAATTAGAACAGACGTTAACTCCCGGAAGAATTATGAAGATCTATCAACCAACACAAACAGAGCTTGTATTTACGGTACGTAGCGGAGGTAAAAATCATTCCTTATTAATCTCAGCCCACCCCTCCTATGCACGTATGCACAATACAGATATGAGCTTTCAAAACCCTAAAGAACCGCCAATGTTTTGTATGCTTCTGCGTAAGCATTTAGTCGGTGGATTTATTGAATCCATCGAACAAGAAGAAATGGAACGTATCATTCGTATAAACGTTAGAGGAAAAGATGAAATTGGTGACGAAAAAACCAAAACGCTTGTTGTAGAAATTATGGGGAAACACAGTAATATACTCCTCGTAGATCAAGAGCGCGAGATGATTTTAGACAGCATTAAACACATCTCCCCAGCTCAAAACCGCCACCGAACATTACTGCCAGGCCATTCATACGTTTTACCACCTAGGCAAGGAAAAACGAACCCGCTCAAGCTAGACAGTGAACAGTTCGTTAAAAAGCTTGATTTTAATGCTGGTAAAATGGACAAACAAATTATGGGGATATTAATGGGTTTCTCTCCTATGATTGCGACTGAAATCGCCTATAGAGCACGACTCGGATCATCAGAAAAGTACAAGCAAGTGTTTGAGGATGTTAAATCCACCTTGCTCAACCATGAATACACACCATTAATCATCCGTGACCCTAAGGAAATCTTTTATGTGGTCCCACTGCAATCTAAAGGTGCTGAGCCTGAAACATTCAAAACAGTAAGCGCTATGCTCGATGCTTATTATTCTGGTAAAGCTGAACGTGATCGAGTGAAGCAACAAGCTGGTGACTTAGCACGCTTTATGAAAAATGAAAAAGAGAAAAATGAACGTAAAATAAAGAAACACCACGAAACCTTAAAGAAAGCCGAACAAGCTGATCAATATCAACGATACGGTGAACTTCTTACTGCTCACATGCACTTAGTGAAGCCTGGCGATGAGTCTGTAACTGTAGTGGATTACTACGACCCTGAACAATCAGAACTCACTATCGAGTTAAACCCAAATAAAACGCCAAGCGAAAATGCTCAGGCCTATTTCCAAACCTACCAAAAAATGAAGAAATCAGGTGAAGTGGTTTTACAAGAGATTGAGAAAGCAAAACAAGAAATTCGATATTTTGAACAGCTACTTCAACAGATTGATTCAGCTCGTGAAGAAGACATTGAAGAAATGCGTGAAGAATTGCGAGAAGAAGGGTATCTTAAAGCAAAACCAGAACAAAAGAAGAAAAAGAAAAAACCACACGTCCCACAACCAGAAACGTATCAGTCAACAGACGGTACAACGATTCTGGTTGGGAAAAACAATAAGCAAAACGAATATGTTACGAATAAAATGGCTCATAAAGAGGATACGTGGCTTCATACGAAAGATATCCCTGGATCTCACGTTGTTATTCGGAGCAGTGAACCGAGCGAGGATACCCTTTTAGAAGCAGCTCAATTAGCAGCCTATTTTAGTAAATCAAAAGCCTCATCATCCGTGCCGGTGGACTATACAAAAATTCGTCATGTTAAAAAACCAAGCGGTGCCAAACCAGGCTTTGTAACGTACGACAATCAAAAAACGTTATTTGTAACACCAGACGAAGCGATCATCCGATCATTAAAAGCGTAA
- a CDS encoding calcium-translocating P-type ATPase, SERCA-type has protein sequence MKWYQYETESLARKLAVNIREGLSEKQAEERLSKFGPNVLEEGSATNWLILFFRQFQDFMVLVLLAATLISGLLGEYVDAIAIMAIVFINGVLGFIQEQKAEKSLSKLKELSAPQASVLRDGEWRKVPSSELVVGDVVKISSGDRVSADLRLVDVKSLEMEESSLTGESLPVAKNAKELADENVEIGDQLNMAFSGTLVTRGSGVGVVVGTGMNTAMGQIASMLVSTERVQTPLERKLAELGKILIITALLLTAFVVVLGVIQGHPLYNMFLAGVSLAVAAIPEGLPAIVTVALSLGVQRMIKKRAIVRKLSAVETLGCASVICSDKTGTMTENQMTVKQAFTLSDRFHVSGEGYDIDGSYYDGEHKVNPMEVPLMRDMLTYGALCNHSTLRQKDNQYYIDGDPTEGALLVAARKAGVAEKDLSSYTVIHEIPFDSDRKRMSMVVEDDQRNRFVITKGAPDVLLPRVKYVRTDSGQAPIKPKDERKIENALYEMADGALRTIAICIKPLKPTDSLKDFELEKNLVFVGLTGMIDPPRKEVKQAIRECKEAGIKTVMITGDHAKTARAIALDLNLMPEDGLVLEGNQLSTMSQTELEDIIDDVYVFARVTPEHKLRIVKAFQKQGHVVAMTGDGVNDAPAIKASDIGIAMGRSGTDVAKESSSLILLDDNFATIKSAIHEGRNIYENIRKFIRYLLASNVGEILVMLFAMLLALPLPLVPVQILWVNLVTDGLPAMALGLDKSEGNVMQRAPRNPKEGIFSRGLGFKIISRGFMIGIVTLIAFMLAYQGDPEHLRYGQTVAFTTLVMAQLIHVFDCRSDRSVFARNPFSNLYLVGAVISSILLLMVVIYYQPLQDVFHTMNLGFRDWIFILALSAIPTALFGYTKK, from the coding sequence GTGAAATGGTATCAGTATGAAACAGAAAGCTTAGCAAGAAAACTCGCTGTAAACATACGAGAAGGCTTGTCGGAAAAACAAGCAGAGGAACGGTTGTCCAAATTTGGGCCTAATGTTTTAGAGGAGGGGTCAGCAACAAACTGGCTCATTCTATTTTTTCGCCAATTTCAAGATTTTATGGTCCTGGTTCTATTAGCCGCAACACTAATATCAGGATTACTAGGAGAGTATGTAGATGCAATAGCAATTATGGCCATTGTGTTTATTAATGGTGTTCTTGGTTTCATACAGGAGCAAAAGGCAGAGAAATCTCTTTCTAAATTAAAAGAGTTGTCTGCACCCCAAGCTTCCGTTTTGCGAGATGGCGAATGGAGAAAGGTGCCTTCTTCAGAACTCGTGGTGGGAGATGTTGTGAAAATCTCTAGTGGAGATCGTGTTAGTGCAGATCTCCGTTTGGTTGATGTGAAATCTCTGGAAATGGAGGAATCATCTCTTACTGGTGAGTCCTTACCTGTAGCCAAAAACGCAAAGGAGCTAGCTGATGAAAATGTAGAAATAGGCGATCAGTTAAATATGGCTTTTTCAGGCACCCTGGTTACTAGAGGGAGTGGAGTGGGGGTAGTTGTTGGTACTGGAATGAATACAGCTATGGGGCAAATTGCTTCTATGCTCGTGAGTACAGAACGCGTTCAAACACCGCTTGAGCGCAAGCTTGCTGAATTAGGGAAAATCTTAATTATTACTGCACTATTATTAACTGCATTTGTAGTTGTTCTTGGTGTCATTCAAGGTCATCCACTTTATAACATGTTCCTTGCTGGTGTTTCACTCGCTGTAGCAGCTATACCAGAAGGATTGCCTGCTATTGTAACGGTAGCCTTATCACTAGGTGTACAAAGGATGATTAAAAAACGTGCCATTGTTCGTAAACTCTCAGCAGTAGAGACGTTAGGTTGTGCATCTGTGATCTGTTCGGACAAGACAGGAACGATGACAGAAAACCAAATGACGGTGAAACAAGCTTTTACTTTATCTGATCGTTTTCATGTTTCAGGTGAAGGATACGATATAGATGGAAGCTACTATGACGGTGAACATAAAGTGAATCCGATGGAAGTTCCACTTATGCGTGATATGTTAACATACGGTGCTTTATGTAATCACTCAACCCTTCGTCAGAAAGATAACCAATATTATATAGATGGAGATCCGACTGAAGGAGCTTTACTTGTTGCTGCAAGAAAAGCAGGGGTTGCTGAAAAGGATCTTTCTTCCTATACAGTCATACATGAAATCCCGTTTGATTCTGACCGTAAACGAATGAGCATGGTCGTGGAGGATGACCAGCGTAATCGTTTTGTCATCACAAAAGGGGCACCTGATGTTTTATTACCGAGAGTCAAATATGTGAGAACCGATAGTGGACAGGCGCCAATTAAACCTAAAGATGAGAGAAAGATAGAGAATGCTCTTTATGAAATGGCTGATGGTGCATTACGAACCATTGCGATTTGTATCAAACCTTTAAAACCGACAGATTCCTTAAAAGATTTTGAATTAGAGAAGAATCTAGTTTTTGTAGGACTCACAGGGATGATCGACCCACCTCGAAAAGAAGTGAAACAAGCAATACGAGAGTGTAAAGAAGCGGGGATTAAAACGGTCATGATAACAGGTGATCATGCCAAAACAGCACGAGCTATTGCCTTAGACCTTAACCTTATGCCAGAGGATGGTTTGGTTCTGGAAGGGAATCAGCTTAGCACGATGTCACAAACAGAACTTGAAGATATCATTGATGACGTCTATGTATTTGCTCGTGTAACACCTGAACATAAATTACGTATTGTGAAAGCCTTCCAAAAACAAGGGCATGTCGTAGCGATGACAGGCGACGGTGTAAATGATGCGCCTGCGATTAAAGCGAGTGATATAGGTATTGCAATGGGGAGAAGTGGGACGGATGTTGCGAAAGAATCTTCATCTCTCATATTACTAGATGATAACTTTGCAACGATCAAATCTGCCATTCATGAAGGACGTAACATCTATGAAAACATACGGAAGTTTATTCGATACTTACTAGCTTCGAACGTTGGAGAAATTTTGGTTATGTTATTCGCCATGTTGTTAGCACTTCCTTTACCGCTAGTTCCGGTTCAAATTTTATGGGTGAATCTAGTTACGGATGGTTTACCGGCCATGGCGTTAGGGTTGGATAAATCTGAAGGAAACGTTATGCAGCGCGCCCCTCGAAACCCTAAAGAAGGAATTTTTTCAAGAGGTCTTGGCTTTAAAATTATTTCCCGTGGTTTCATGATTGGAATCGTGACGTTAATTGCATTTATGCTGGCGTATCAAGGGGATCCTGAACATTTACGTTATGGTCAGACAGTTGCATTTACTACGTTAGTCATGGCACAGCTTATTCATGTTTTTGATTGCCGTAGTGATCGTTCGGTTTTTGCCAGAAATCCTTTTTCAAACTTGTACCTTGTAGGAGCAGTTATTTCGTCTATATTATTACTTATGGTTGTTATTTATTATCAACCACTACAAGACGTGTTCCATACAATGAATTTAGGTTTTAGAGATTGGATCTTCATACTAGCACTAAGTGCAATACCTACTGCTTTGTTTGGCTATACGAAAAAATAA
- a CDS encoding NCS2 family permease, producing the protein MNKFFRLQENNTNIRTEVNAGITTFLTMLYIIVVNPAILSAAGVPSGQVFMATIISAIVGTGLMALLANYPIAIAPGMGLNAYFVTVVMENGFSYDIVFGAVFVAGVLFLALSLTNIREMLIEAIPNSLKFGITSGIGLFIAFLGLKFAGIIVPSETNMVTLGDLQAPTTILAIVGLFITLTLMARNVKGALFFGMIATAIIAMFMGDLKFDGVVSAPPVPTFFDMNLAGVFSEGLFAVVFAFLLVTIFDTTGTLIGVAEQANFMKNGKLPKAKSALMADAVATTVGSTLGTSPSTAYIESTSGVTAGGRTGLTSVVVAGLFFLSMFFSPFIGAIAGVSAITAPVLIIVGCFMMEGLSRVDWRTFDEAFPAFIIILTMPLTSSIATGIAMGFITYPLLKLVSGKGKQVHWLLYVFGFLFLIQLVFFPMH; encoded by the coding sequence ATGAATAAGTTTTTTAGATTGCAAGAAAATAACACGAACATCCGTACAGAAGTGAACGCAGGTATTACAACATTTTTAACCATGCTTTATATCATCGTTGTAAACCCAGCTATTTTAAGCGCTGCAGGTGTGCCGTCTGGTCAAGTATTTATGGCAACAATTATTTCAGCGATTGTCGGGACTGGATTAATGGCACTCCTCGCCAACTACCCGATCGCTATCGCACCCGGAATGGGATTAAACGCATATTTTGTAACGGTCGTAATGGAAAATGGCTTTTCTTATGATATTGTATTTGGAGCCGTATTTGTTGCGGGTGTATTATTCCTCGCTTTAAGTTTAACGAATATCCGAGAAATGCTCATTGAAGCGATTCCTAATTCATTGAAGTTTGGGATTACATCAGGTATTGGACTATTTATAGCTTTTTTGGGACTAAAGTTTGCAGGGATTATTGTTCCTAGTGAGACAAATATGGTTACGCTTGGTGATTTGCAAGCACCGACTACGATCCTCGCCATTGTAGGTTTATTTATTACGCTTACATTAATGGCACGCAACGTTAAAGGAGCTCTATTCTTCGGTATGATCGCAACAGCTATTATTGCGATGTTTATGGGGGACCTTAAGTTTGATGGTGTGGTATCAGCACCACCTGTGCCAACATTTTTTGATATGAATCTAGCTGGTGTGTTTTCAGAAGGGTTATTTGCTGTTGTATTTGCTTTTCTTCTTGTGACGATTTTTGATACAACTGGGACGTTAATTGGTGTTGCCGAGCAAGCTAACTTCATGAAAAATGGTAAATTACCGAAAGCGAAATCAGCTTTAATGGCAGATGCTGTAGCTACAACAGTTGGTTCAACACTTGGTACAAGCCCTTCAACGGCTTACATTGAGTCAACATCAGGCGTTACAGCAGGTGGTCGTACAGGTTTAACATCGGTTGTTGTTGCAGGACTGTTCTTCCTATCTATGTTTTTCTCCCCATTCATAGGAGCGATTGCAGGCGTATCTGCGATTACAGCACCTGTGTTAATCATTGTGGGTTGTTTTATGATGGAGGGACTTTCTCGTGTTGACTGGAGAACATTTGATGAGGCATTTCCAGCTTTCATCATTATTTTGACGATGCCTCTAACTTCAAGTATTGCAACAGGTATTGCTATGGGCTTTATCACATATCCGTTACTAAAACTTGTTAGTGGAAAAGGAAAACAAGTTCATTGGTTACTCTATGTATTTGGATTTCTGTTCCTTATCCAGCTTGTTTTCTTTCCAATGCATTAA
- a CDS encoding YicC/YloC family endoribonuclease yields the protein MVKSMTGYGRSIKQLDDTTITVEIRTVNHRFLDMSAKMPRSLLYLEDSIKKIIQKDFQRGRVDVYVTLEGSGLTTRTLNVDWDLMDQFITQIKTAQERYQLQGEVSFQNLTEMNDLFTVQEQEEHEDQVKIAILEAVKESTEQVREMRLQEGHALREDMDNRLSVIKSTVENLESRRDIVIEETRERIKSRIEEYTQEELRDQDSRIIHEVGLLAEKGDIAEEITRMFSHVNQFRQTLHDKGAIGRKLDFIVQEMNRESNTVGSKSTDAKISEWVVLLKSEIEKIKEQVQNVE from the coding sequence ATGGTTAAAAGTATGACAGGCTATGGACGTAGTATTAAACAACTGGATGACACAACGATTACAGTTGAGATTCGAACCGTCAATCATCGCTTTTTAGATATGTCTGCCAAGATGCCTCGGTCACTTTTATATTTAGAGGATTCAATCAAGAAAATTATTCAAAAGGATTTTCAAAGAGGTCGTGTTGATGTATATGTTACCCTTGAAGGTTCAGGGCTGACAACCAGGACTTTAAATGTTGATTGGGATCTGATGGATCAATTCATTACACAAATAAAAACAGCTCAAGAACGCTATCAGTTGCAAGGTGAAGTATCTTTTCAAAATTTAACCGAAATGAACGATTTGTTTACAGTTCAAGAACAAGAGGAACATGAAGATCAAGTGAAAATAGCAATTCTTGAAGCCGTTAAAGAATCAACTGAACAAGTTCGTGAAATGCGATTACAAGAAGGACATGCCTTACGAGAGGATATGGATAATAGATTGTCTGTAATTAAAAGCACAGTTGAAAATCTTGAATCTCGACGGGATATTGTCATTGAAGAAACCAGAGAACGCATCAAAAGTCGTATTGAGGAATACACCCAAGAAGAATTGCGAGATCAGGACTCACGTATCATACATGAAGTTGGTTTGCTTGCTGAGAAAGGTGATATTGCAGAAGAGATCACGCGCATGTTTAGTCATGTCAATCAGTTTCGTCAAACTTTACATGATAAAGGGGCAATTGGACGCAAATTAGATTTTATTGTCCAAGAGATGAACCGTGAATCCAACACAGTAGGCTCAAAATCAACCGATGCAAAAATCAGTGAATGGGTTGTATTATTAAAGAGTGAGATAGAAAAAATAAAAGAACAAGTACAAAATGTTGAATAA
- the remA gene encoding extracellular matrix/biofilm regulator RemA has product MSLRLINIGFGNVVSANRIISIVSPESAPIKRIITVARDNNKLVDATYGRRTRAVIITDSDHVVLSAVQPETVGGRVISHEDMSEEG; this is encoded by the coding sequence TTGAGCTTACGACTAATCAACATAGGATTTGGTAACGTTGTATCAGCAAATCGAATTATTTCGATCGTTTCACCAGAAAGTGCACCAATTAAGCGGATTATTACGGTGGCACGTGACAATAATAAACTGGTAGATGCTACATATGGCCGCCGTACCCGCGCGGTTATTATTACTGATAGTGATCATGTTGTCTTATCGGCTGTTCAACCTGAGACAGTTGGAGGTCGAGTGATTAGTCACGAGGACATGTCAGAGGAAGGGTAG
- the gmk gene encoding guanylate kinase: MIDEKGILFILSGPSGVGKGTVRKSLFEKDTDLKYSISMTTRPPREGEVDGEDYFFKTKEEFEDLIANKQLIEYAQYVGNYYGTPKEYVQQQLDAGNDVFLEIEVQGALQVKENFPEGVFVFLIPPSLEDLKDRIIGRGTETEDLVTNRLAAAKEEIEMMDYYDYVVVNDQVDTAVQTVQSIVRSEHCKRERVAIQYKKALERDE, encoded by the coding sequence GTGATTGATGAGAAAGGCATTTTATTTATACTCTCTGGACCATCTGGTGTAGGGAAAGGAACGGTTCGTAAATCGTTATTTGAAAAAGATACGGATTTAAAATATTCCATTTCCATGACAACACGCCCTCCACGTGAAGGTGAAGTTGATGGAGAAGATTATTTCTTTAAAACAAAAGAGGAATTTGAAGATCTAATTGCGAATAAACAATTGATTGAATATGCCCAATACGTGGGAAACTATTACGGAACACCTAAAGAATACGTTCAGCAACAACTAGATGCTGGGAATGACGTATTTTTAGAAATTGAAGTTCAAGGTGCTCTTCAAGTAAAAGAAAACTTCCCAGAAGGTGTATTTGTCTTTTTAATCCCACCAAGTTTAGAGGATTTAAAAGATCGTATCATCGGTAGAGGTACTGAAACAGAAGACTTAGTTACGAATCGCTTAGCAGCTGCGAAAGAGGAGATCGAAATGATGGACTACTACGATTACGTAGTCGTTAACGACCAAGTTGACACGGCTGTTCAAACGGTCCAGTCCATTGTTCGTAGTGAACATTGCAAGCGTGAGCGTGTTGCGATTCAGTATAAAAAAGCATTGGAGCGTGATGAATAA
- the rpoZ gene encoding DNA-directed RNA polymerase subunit omega — protein MMLEPSIDKLMQNINSKYTLVTLSARRARQMQETKKYLIEDYDSEKYVGIALEEVNQGKLYYSVDEDAE, from the coding sequence ATGATGTTAGAACCATCCATTGATAAGTTAATGCAAAATATTAATTCCAAGTATACGTTAGTTACGTTATCTGCACGTCGTGCGCGACAAATGCAAGAAACGAAAAAGTATCTTATTGAGGATTATGATTCAGAAAAGTATGTTGGTATTGCTCTTGAAGAAGTGAATCAAGGGAAACTATACTACTCCGTAGATGAAGACGCAGAATAA